The Methylobacterium currus genome contains a region encoding:
- a CDS encoding methyl-accepting chemotaxis protein produces the protein MFRFRSAPAPVPAETPEMVEERLTGLVDRAGASGSELGNGRLASALARLVGQMRGAAATDLGSTARVAAEASEAATVLGWMTHDASEIAGQTRAMAAAVEEIAASTRELAGRSQSSADVAEQASGGIAACAADMREASRTMTAIETHAGQIEQRLTGFEGAALQIQEMASTIEAISSQTNLLALNATIEAARAGEAGRGFAVVAAEVKQLSGQTARATEQIRGRLAVLLQELAAIQAAVAESRHAVASGTAAVARVEARVAQEGQAVARSAEGIRALAEVLGQQEAATAEISAGVQQVAGKAQKTHTEIDGLMAILVRAETTAQEALKAGAERGLPAYPLIRLSADMGMWKRRLAAALVGLGPVGAAVPPFRDAASDLGIDAADPAAARLVAAGAEAHRQAAAMADALGVGAWDRAIPAFQAFEAAAKEMVAAAEGAVRH, from the coding sequence ATGTTCCGCTTCCGCTCCGCCCCCGCGCCCGTGCCCGCCGAGACGCCCGAGATGGTCGAGGAACGGCTCACCGGCCTGGTGGACCGGGCCGGCGCGTCCGGGTCCGAACTGGGGAACGGCCGGCTGGCGAGCGCGCTCGCGCGCCTCGTCGGCCAGATGCGGGGGGCCGCCGCCACGGATCTCGGCAGCACCGCCCGCGTCGCCGCGGAGGCCTCGGAGGCCGCCACGGTCCTCGGCTGGATGACCCACGACGCCAGCGAGATCGCCGGGCAGACCCGCGCCATGGCGGCGGCGGTCGAGGAGATCGCGGCCTCGACCCGGGAGCTCGCCGGCCGCTCGCAATCCAGCGCCGACGTCGCCGAGCAGGCGAGCGGCGGGATCGCGGCCTGCGCGGCCGACATGCGCGAGGCGAGCCGCACCATGACGGCGATCGAGACCCATGCCGGGCAGATCGAGCAGCGCCTGACCGGCTTCGAGGGTGCGGCGCTGCAGATCCAGGAGATGGCCAGCACGATCGAGGCGATCTCGAGCCAGACCAACCTGCTGGCATTGAACGCCACGATCGAGGCGGCGCGGGCCGGCGAGGCGGGGCGCGGCTTCGCGGTCGTCGCCGCCGAGGTCAAGCAGCTCTCCGGCCAGACCGCGCGCGCCACCGAGCAGATCCGCGGCCGCCTCGCGGTGCTGCTGCAGGAGCTGGCGGCCATCCAGGCCGCCGTGGCCGAGAGCCGGCACGCCGTGGCGAGCGGCACCGCGGCGGTCGCCCGGGTCGAGGCCCGGGTGGCGCAGGAGGGGCAGGCCGTGGCCCGCTCGGCGGAAGGAATCCGGGCGCTCGCCGAGGTCCTGGGCCAGCAGGAGGCGGCGACCGCCGAGATCTCCGCCGGCGTGCAGCAGGTCGCCGGCAAGGCGCAGAAGACCCACACCGAGATCGACGGGCTGATGGCGATCCTCGTGCGGGCCGAGACGACGGCGCAGGAGGCGCTCAAGGCCGGCGCGGAAAGGGGCCTGCCGGCCTACCCGCTGATCCGCCTCTCGGCCGATATGGGGATGTGGAAGCGCCGCCTCGCCGCGGCCCTGGTCGGGCTCGGCCCGGTCGGCGCGGCGGTGCCGCCCTTCCGGGACGCCGCGTCGGATCTCGGGATCGACGCCGCCGATCCCGCCGCCGCCCGGCTCGTCGCGGCCGGCGCCGAGGCGCACCGCCAGGCCGCCGCCATGGCCGACGCGCTGGGGGTGGGCGCCTGGGACCGGGCGATCCCGGCCTTCCAGGCCTTCGAGGCCGCCGCCAAGGAGATGGTGGCCGCCGCCGAGGGCGCGGTGCGGCACTGA
- a CDS encoding YciI family protein, producing MLYAILCYKDEDVVAAWSVAEDEAVMERLGQVHARLERQGKLGPSLRLLPTTAATTLRKASEPPLVIDGPFAETKEQLLGFYVVDVADLDEALGIARDLASANPGGAYELRPVLLYNPDPRPIPVRRAAGLNE from the coding sequence ATGCTCTACGCCATCCTGTGCTACAAGGACGAGGACGTCGTCGCCGCCTGGAGCGTGGCGGAGGACGAGGCCGTGATGGAGCGGCTCGGCCAGGTGCACGCGCGGCTGGAGCGCCAGGGCAAGCTCGGCCCGTCGCTGCGGCTCCTGCCGACCACCGCCGCCACGACCCTGCGCAAGGCGAGCGAGCCGCCGCTCGTGATCGACGGCCCCTTCGCCGAGACCAAGGAGCAGCTTCTCGGCTTCTACGTCGTCGACGTCGCCGATCTCGACGAGGCCCTGGGCATCGCCCGCGACCTCGCGAGCGCCAATCCGGGCGGCGCCTACGAGCTGCGCCCGGTCCTGCTCTACAATCCCGACCCCCGCCCGATCCCCGTCCGACGCGCGGCGGGCTTGAATGAGTGA
- a CDS encoding RNA polymerase sigma factor: MSEASPDAAWLACALAAARPRVLSALLRVFRDLDTAEEAFQEASLRALRTWPRTGPPRDVAAWLILVGRNAALDGRRRLARQTPLPEDDGLSERAVSDLDDAETPLAEAIDAGAYRDDILRLLFICCHPELPVTQQIALALRIVSGLPLPRIARAFLVSEAAMEQRLTRAKARIARSPVPYGAPGPAERAERLSAVAAMLYLVFNAGYSAATGSERAALCDEAIRLGRLLLRLFPTDPEVMGLLALMLLQHARAPARFDADGEIILLEDQDRGLWRRPMIAEGLALVDKAMRHRTPGAYQVQAAIAALHGRAARPQDTDWAGIDALYAALERMQPSPVVTLNRAVATAKVGGAAAGLALVEPLAGPLGGYFHFHGLRGALLMQLGRTGEAREAMGRAIGLAGTPAEAAHIRRQLDRLAGDAPADREKI; this comes from the coding sequence ATGAGTGAGGCCTCGCCCGACGCCGCCTGGCTGGCCTGCGCCCTCGCCGCGGCCCGGCCGCGGGTGCTCTCCGCCCTGCTGCGGGTGTTTCGCGACCTCGACACCGCCGAGGAGGCCTTCCAGGAGGCGAGCCTGCGGGCCCTGCGCACCTGGCCCCGCACCGGCCCGCCGCGGGACGTCGCGGCCTGGCTGATCCTGGTCGGCCGCAACGCCGCCCTCGACGGACGGCGCCGCCTCGCCCGCCAGACCCCGTTGCCCGAGGACGACGGGCTGTCGGAGCGTGCCGTCTCGGATTTGGACGACGCCGAGACGCCGCTCGCCGAGGCGATCGACGCCGGGGCCTACCGGGACGACATCCTGCGGCTCCTGTTCATCTGCTGCCATCCGGAGCTGCCCGTCACGCAGCAGATCGCGCTGGCCCTGCGCATCGTCTCGGGGCTTCCCCTCCCGCGCATCGCCCGCGCCTTCCTGGTCTCGGAGGCGGCGATGGAGCAGCGCCTCACCCGCGCCAAGGCCCGCATCGCCCGCAGCCCCGTGCCCTACGGGGCGCCGGGACCGGCCGAGCGGGCGGAGCGGCTCTCCGCCGTCGCGGCGATGCTCTACCTCGTCTTCAATGCCGGCTACTCGGCGGCGACCGGCTCGGAGCGGGCGGCGCTCTGCGACGAGGCGATCCGCCTCGGCCGCCTGCTCCTGCGGCTGTTTCCCACCGATCCGGAGGTGATGGGGCTCCTCGCCCTGATGCTGCTCCAGCACGCCCGCGCGCCGGCACGCTTCGACGCCGACGGCGAGATCATCCTGCTGGAGGATCAGGATCGCGGGCTCTGGCGCCGCCCGATGATCGCCGAAGGGCTGGCTCTCGTCGACAAGGCGATGCGCCACCGCACCCCCGGCGCCTACCAGGTCCAGGCGGCGATCGCCGCCCTGCATGGCCGCGCCGCCCGGCCGCAGGACACCGACTGGGCGGGGATCGACGCACTCTATGCGGCGCTGGAGCGGATGCAGCCCTCGCCGGTGGTGACGCTCAACCGGGCCGTCGCGACCGCCAAGGTCGGGGGTGCGGCGGCCGGGCTCGCCCTCGTCGAGCCCCTGGCCGGGCCGCTCGGCGGCTATTTCCACTTCCACGGCCTGCGCGGCGCCCTGCTGATGCAGCTCGGCCG